The following proteins are co-located in the Candidatus Aminicenantes bacterium genome:
- a CDS encoding chloride channel protein, producing MFSLRQRVGNLDHRIQLVMIGVLVGVFSGFAALGLNLALKAVPRWLSRFGPSIYWVLPAVGILLTVLFLRYAIRDRSGHGVPEVIFSVSARGGRLPGNSVFSRLVASFLTIASGGSAGPEAPVVISGAGIGSRVAAWLRSNDRIRVAATGSGAAAAIAAIFNAPVTGIVFTMEVILGEWAAVNMLPVAIASVTG from the coding sequence ATGTTCTCTTTGCGGCAGCGAGTCGGCAACCTTGACCATCGCATTCAACTCGTGATGATCGGTGTGCTGGTAGGGGTCTTCAGCGGATTCGCCGCCCTGGGATTGAACCTGGCATTGAAGGCAGTTCCCCGCTGGCTTTCGCGCTTCGGCCCGTCCATCTACTGGGTTTTGCCCGCCGTGGGGATCCTGCTGACCGTGTTGTTCCTGCGTTACGCTATCCGGGACCGGTCGGGCCATGGTGTCCCCGAAGTCATATTCAGTGTAAGCGCCCGGGGCGGGCGTTTACCCGGAAACTCGGTGTTTTCGCGCCTGGTAGCCAGTTTCCTGACCATTGCCAGTGGTGGATCCGCCGGGCCTGAGGCGCCGGTTGTGATCTCGGGAGCCGGTATCGGTTCCCGCGTAGCCGCCTGGCTGCGGTCCAATGACCGCATCCGTGTCGCCGCCACCGGATCCGGCGCCGCCGCGGCCATTGCCGCCATTTTTAATGCCCCGGTTACCGGCATTGTTTTTACCATGGAAGTGATTCTGGGGGAATGGGCCGCGGTAAACATGCTGCCCGTTGCCATTGCCTCGGTAACCGG
- a CDS encoding helix-turn-helix domain-containing protein gives MPRNHNWLNVADVARLLQIPVVKVQRWAHQGKIPCKFSDQGVRFRREDLVLWAHSHDLTIMPSHAEKAGCRDRDDRLFQAVAAGGVEFDLEGKDVYSVLEAVSNRLRFDPPVPRDRVFEELLAREELASTGIGRGVAIPHPRNMCALNVNRPRITLFYLRQPVDFAAVDSQPVDLLFAMFSPDNPTHLGLLSRLGYLLRREDFSLHLRGCRLPEEALAMIRENEKTIFSGLDGSG, from the coding sequence ATGCCGAGAAATCATAACTGGTTGAATGTTGCCGACGTGGCCCGCTTGTTGCAGATTCCCGTGGTCAAAGTCCAGCGTTGGGCGCATCAGGGCAAGATTCCCTGCAAGTTCAGTGACCAGGGAGTCCGATTCCGGCGCGAGGATCTGGTGTTATGGGCCCATTCCCATGATTTAACCATCATGCCGTCCCATGCGGAAAAGGCGGGTTGCCGGGATAGAGATGACCGCTTGTTCCAGGCCGTAGCCGCGGGCGGAGTGGAGTTTGACCTGGAAGGCAAAGATGTCTACTCCGTACTCGAAGCCGTGTCGAATCGTTTGCGTTTTGATCCCCCCGTGCCGCGGGATCGTGTGTTTGAGGAATTGCTGGCCCGCGAAGAGTTGGCGTCAACCGGAATCGGCCGCGGCGTGGCCATTCCCCATCCCCGCAACATGTGCGCCCTCAACGTCAATCGCCCGCGCATCACCTTGTTCTATTTGCGTCAACCCGTTGACTTTGCCGCTGTGGACAGCCAGCCGGTGGATCTTTTGTTTGCCATGTTCAGCCCGGACAATCCCACCCACCTGGGGCTGCTTTCCCGCCTTGGTTACCTGCTGCGTCGCGAAGATTTTTCTTTGCACTTGCGGGGTTGTCGATTGCCCGAAGAGGCCCTTGCAATGATCCGGGAGAATGAAAAAACCATTTTTTCCGGTTTGGACGGATCCGGTTAA
- a CDS encoding TonB-dependent receptor has translation MKFFAALILGMTITCLAVPGPAMEKTNERSHETQTIVETVEVVGRIPLNRVVQSVTVQEANLQAMGAWGLKDLLNRTPGFLVLNSGHFGQMSYAFARGAAVNQTLFIIDGVKVSDPSSSLGLNFSMIPSLLVERVEIVRGPLGGLYGSSAMGGVVSLTSRRDEGVSAAAGFGSHGTWQTAVHAAGRFGDWQLALNADLNRFNHDLDNDEFNNRGVSARAMFQRGSLEAGLQLFIHSASSGIPTYMGLPAPDRRYDQGSLMAALPITWTRGEHIRIKIQLSHNTNVYEFNDPNDAWAAYFKNRSRINDFDASISGRFTPGWHFRAGLNAAFHTIMNQTGDTADMDDENSGYFSGYAGSNLNLGKLLLTANLRIDKYRDVNAAWSPQVGASFLVTDHFKLRASWGKGFRAPTLPERLNPSWGNPNLKPEASRSLEGGVDLYRKDFNLGIVWFDTRYRDLIGFSPLTWRYANLNEAVIRGLEANLALRPLAELELRAAWTWLHTHDRQYDRQLLRRPEHAVSAGFTWTRPRFTLGGEMVYVGRRLDFNELDWIFPVVEVPAFNTFSFHATVSVTPTLSLEARVTNAFNADYAEIYGYPAPGTRVMAGLRFQTD, from the coding sequence ATGAAGTTTTTCGCGGCACTCATCCTGGGAATGACGATAACCTGCCTGGCCGTTCCGGGCCCGGCAATGGAAAAAACCAATGAGCGATCCCATGAAACCCAAACCATTGTGGAAACCGTGGAAGTGGTCGGCCGGATCCCTCTGAACAGGGTGGTTCAGAGCGTAACCGTACAGGAAGCAAACCTTCAGGCCATGGGCGCCTGGGGTTTGAAAGATCTGTTGAACCGCACACCGGGGTTCCTGGTGCTGAACAGCGGCCACTTCGGCCAGATGTCGTATGCGTTCGCGCGTGGCGCCGCGGTCAACCAGACCCTTTTCATTATTGACGGCGTCAAGGTCAGTGATCCATCCTCTTCCCTGGGACTGAATTTCTCTATGATCCCCTCACTGCTGGTGGAACGAGTGGAGATCGTACGCGGTCCCCTGGGTGGATTATACGGCTCCAGCGCCATGGGGGGCGTGGTGAGCCTCACTTCCCGCCGCGACGAGGGTGTGAGTGCCGCGGCGGGCTTCGGCAGCCACGGCACTTGGCAAACCGCTGTTCACGCCGCCGGCCGCTTCGGCGACTGGCAACTGGCCCTGAATGCCGACCTGAACCGTTTCAACCACGACCTGGACAACGATGAATTCAACAACCGCGGCGTCAGCGCCCGGGCCATGTTCCAACGGGGCAGCCTGGAAGCGGGCCTGCAATTGTTCATCCATTCCGCCTCCAGCGGCATTCCCACCTATATGGGCTTGCCTGCACCCGACCGGCGGTATGACCAGGGCAGCCTGATGGCGGCCCTGCCCATAACCTGGACGAGGGGCGAGCACATCCGCATAAAGATCCAACTCTCCCACAACACGAATGTCTACGAATTCAACGACCCCAATGATGCCTGGGCTGCCTATTTCAAGAACCGGTCCCGGATCAACGATTTCGATGCCTCGATTTCCGGGCGATTCACACCCGGCTGGCATTTTCGCGCCGGCTTGAACGCCGCATTTCATACCATTATGAACCAGACAGGCGACACGGCGGATATGGACGACGAGAACAGCGGTTATTTCTCCGGCTATGCCGGCAGCAACCTCAATCTGGGCAAACTCCTGCTCACAGCCAACCTGCGCATCGACAAGTACCGGGACGTGAACGCCGCCTGGTCTCCCCAGGTAGGCGCGTCCTTCCTGGTTACGGATCATTTCAAGCTGCGGGCGTCCTGGGGAAAGGGTTTCCGCGCCCCCACCCTGCCGGAACGGCTCAACCCCTCCTGGGGCAACCCAAACCTGAAACCCGAGGCCAGCCGCTCTCTTGAAGGCGGCGTGGATCTCTATCGAAAAGACTTTAACCTGGGAATCGTCTGGTTCGATACCCGCTACCGCGACTTGATCGGTTTCTCTCCCCTCACCTGGAGGTACGCCAACCTGAACGAAGCCGTCATCCGCGGCCTGGAAGCCAACCTGGCGTTAAGACCATTGGCGGAACTCGAACTCCGGGCCGCCTGGACCTGGCTGCACACGCATGACCGCCAATACGACCGGCAACTGCTGAGGCGACCGGAGCACGCCGTTTCCGCGGGTTTCACCTGGACACGCCCCCGTTTCACCCTGGGGGGCGAGATGGTGTACGTGGGCAGACGGCTGGACTTTAACGAACTTGACTGGATCTTTCCGGTTGTGGAAGTTCCCGCGTTCAACACTTTCTCTTTCCACGCCACGGTAAGCGTCACCCCCACCCTCTCCCTTGAGGCCCGGGTGACCAACGCTTTCAACGCCGATTACGCCGAAATATACGGGTACCCGGCACCGGGAACCCGGGTGATGGCCGGCCTGCGCTTCCAGACCGATTAG
- a CDS encoding TrkH family potassium uptake protein, translating to MRKTFNFSTVLHILGYLVLMIGFMQLLPLGISVLYREPLYEGLLLSMLCCLISGFVAIRISSNGKELSFRDGFLVVGLGWLLMALFGMLPYLFTGAIPSVTNAFFESMSGFTTTGASILNDIEAMPRAILFWRAFTHWIGGMGIIVLSLAVLPLLGIGGMQLFKAEVPGPTADRLTPRIKDTAKVLWLVYVGITLVQALLLTFGGMSFFDAVCHAFATMATGGFSTRNASIQAFHSPYIDGVITLFMFLAGVNFAMHYRFLLGRFNVYWKDFEFKIYLGIALGVTAVLTFSNFIAGIFGSVLESLRYSVFQAVSIGTTTGFVTADYEKWTPLGQVLIFLLMFIGGSAGSTGGGMKVMRFIVVVKQGMIELRKLLHPQAVIPLKLGRRVIPRQVVHSIIGFFLFYVGLFVFVSIIMTTLGMDLLTAIGASASCIGNIGPGLGLVGPTDNFAFLPDLGKWILAFTMMVGRLEIFTVLLLFTRDFWSSR from the coding sequence ATGCGTAAAACCTTTAACTTTTCAACGGTTCTGCATATCCTGGGCTACCTGGTTCTGATGATCGGATTCATGCAGTTGTTGCCCCTGGGAATATCTGTATTGTACAGAGAACCTTTGTATGAAGGTTTGCTGTTGTCCATGCTCTGTTGCTTGATATCGGGTTTTGTGGCCATCCGTATTTCCTCTAACGGCAAAGAGCTGAGTTTTCGCGACGGCTTCCTGGTTGTGGGACTGGGATGGCTGCTGATGGCTTTGTTTGGGATGCTTCCGTATCTCTTTACCGGAGCGATCCCCTCGGTTACAAACGCTTTTTTTGAGTCCATGTCGGGTTTTACCACCACGGGAGCTTCTATTCTGAATGATATTGAAGCCATGCCCAGGGCGATCTTGTTCTGGCGTGCCTTTACTCACTGGATCGGAGGTATGGGCATTATCGTATTGTCTCTTGCCGTTCTGCCTCTCTTGGGTATCGGCGGGATGCAGTTGTTCAAAGCGGAAGTGCCCGGACCCACCGCGGACAGGCTCACTCCCCGGATCAAAGATACGGCCAAAGTGTTGTGGCTGGTATATGTGGGGATCACACTGGTGCAAGCGCTGTTATTGACTTTCGGAGGCATGAGCTTTTTCGATGCGGTCTGCCATGCCTTTGCCACCATGGCCACAGGTGGCTTCAGTACCCGGAACGCATCGATCCAGGCATTTCATTCCCCCTATATCGATGGCGTGATCACTCTCTTCATGTTTCTGGCCGGAGTCAACTTTGCCATGCACTACAGGTTCCTTCTGGGACGATTCAACGTGTATTGGAAAGATTTCGAGTTCAAGATTTACCTTGGAATTGCGCTGGGCGTCACCGCGGTGCTGACTTTTTCCAATTTCATTGCCGGCATATTCGGTTCGGTTCTGGAATCTTTGCGTTACAGCGTGTTCCAGGCGGTGTCGATCGGCACCACTACGGGATTTGTGACCGCGGACTACGAAAAATGGACCCCACTCGGCCAGGTATTGATTTTTCTCTTGATGTTTATCGGCGGATCAGCGGGCAGTACCGGCGGAGGCATGAAGGTAATGCGGTTCATCGTGGTGGTGAAACAGGGCATGATCGAGTTGCGCAAACTGTTGCATCCCCAGGCCGTAATCCCTTTGAAATTGGGCAGGCGGGTCATTCCACGTCAGGTGGTTCATTCCATTATCGGGTTTTTTTTGTTTTATGTCGGGTTGTTCGTATTTGTATCCATTATCATGACCACGCTGGGAATGGACCTGCTCACCGCCATCGGGGCTTCGGCATCCTGTATCGGCAATATCGGTCCGGGCCTGGGGTTGGTGGGACCCACAGACAATTTCGCTTTCCTGCCGGATCTGGGCAAGTGGATTCTGGCATTTACCATGATGGTCGGGCGCCTGGAGATCTTTACCGTGTTGTTGCTGTTTACCCGCGACTTCTGGTCCAGTCGTTAG
- the trkA gene encoding Trk system potassium transporter TrkA translates to MNIIIFGAGKTGRYLAQTWSSEGNNITLIESNPELCENLRNQLDVLVIESRGINREVFNSENFRECDHFIAVSSNDEVNILSASVAKKIGARKTVVRVREDRFGFVDELIDLNYFGIDMIVHPEMELSREIENLLSYPSAIDVYEFYNGRIMLFSTLVSQDSPIVGHSLAEAATLFSLEHVRVVVIERGLEAHIPRGDFVVEKNDKFFVITGREYLDEVFAMTGSHDRHKSRNIMIHGGGKLVETIAKYLELQGGFHLKIITEDEKQAEYFSETLNDCLVVHGEGTDLNTLAAEGIIEMDFFLALTVSDEINVVSSLLANHLRVNRTITRIEKIDYLPVSKTIGLSRCVNSSIATANAIMRFMKHGKVLSSSTLKGTNVVMMTFQVSEDSRYLGIPLSDLQAQIPRNAIIGAIYRDSQTIVPSGEDSIKPGDEMIVILEREALRRVEKMFG, encoded by the coding sequence ATGAACATTATTATCTTCGGCGCCGGTAAGACCGGCAGGTATCTCGCTCAAACCTGGAGTTCAGAAGGGAATAACATAACCCTGATCGAATCCAATCCCGAGCTATGCGAAAACCTGCGAAACCAGTTGGATGTACTGGTTATCGAGAGCCGCGGAATCAATCGTGAAGTGTTTAACAGTGAAAACTTTCGTGAGTGCGACCATTTTATCGCGGTCAGTTCCAATGACGAGGTGAACATTCTTTCCGCGTCCGTGGCCAAGAAAATCGGCGCGCGAAAAACCGTTGTACGTGTTCGGGAAGATCGCTTTGGTTTCGTGGACGAACTCATCGACCTGAACTATTTTGGTATTGACATGATCGTTCACCCCGAAATGGAACTGTCCAGGGAAATTGAGAACCTGCTGAGTTACCCTTCGGCAATTGATGTGTATGAATTCTACAATGGTCGCATCATGCTGTTTTCCACCCTTGTCAGCCAGGATTCACCGATTGTGGGGCACTCCCTGGCTGAAGCTGCCACCCTCTTCTCCCTGGAACACGTGCGGGTTGTGGTGATTGAGCGGGGTCTTGAGGCCCATATTCCCAGGGGAGACTTCGTTGTGGAGAAAAACGACAAGTTTTTTGTAATTACCGGTCGCGAGTACCTGGACGAGGTTTTTGCCATGACCGGATCTCACGACAGGCATAAAAGTCGCAATATCATGATTCACGGGGGTGGAAAGCTGGTGGAGACCATTGCCAAATACCTTGAACTCCAGGGCGGCTTCCACCTGAAAATCATCACCGAGGATGAAAAGCAGGCGGAGTACTTTTCCGAGACGCTCAACGACTGCCTGGTTGTTCACGGGGAAGGAACGGATCTGAACACCCTGGCGGCGGAAGGCATTATTGAGATGGATTTTTTCCTGGCGCTCACGGTCAGCGATGAGATCAATGTGGTCTCATCACTGCTGGCCAACCACTTGCGGGTCAACCGCACCATTACGCGTATCGAAAAGATCGATTACCTTCCGGTCAGCAAAACAATCGGGCTTTCCCGTTGCGTAAACAGTTCAATCGCCACGGCCAACGCCATTATGCGTTTCATGAAGCACGGGAAGGTGCTTTCCTCTTCCACTTTGAAAGGCACAAACGTGGTGATGATGACCTTCCAGGTGTCTGAGGATTCCCGCTATCTGGGGATCCCGCTGTCGGATTTGCAGGCCCAGATTCCCAGGAACGCCATTATCGGTGCCATCTACCGTGATTCTCAAACCATCGTTCCCTCCGGTGAGGACAGCATCAAACCCGGCGACGAAATGATCGTTATCCTGGAGCGGGAAGCCCTGCGACGGGTTGAAAAGATGTTCGGCTGA
- a CDS encoding tail-specific protease, which produces MADRERGDDMRHCLLRWFSLVLLLCGVANANELSRQKILSRIFFQSLQQWHYAGVSVDDGFSRSGFKNYFRVLDPNKQFFTAFDLARFQPFLLKVDDQLAQGEFDLMVLASEQIRKRINEIRGFLPELAKDSFDFSRSEEVELDGEKREWVTGVADLREYWRLLLKHQTLIRFLGRGEKSKDSPEAVKKALDKARTESLKAYMDMLERMLKSGPEDDLARYVNAVLGVGDPHTAYFPPKEQKDFEIEMTGKLEGIGALLGEADGYVKIVSLVPGGPSWRQKQLEPHDRILKVGQGKTGPSDDIVGMRVEDAVKLIRGPKGSVVRLTVRKADGRIEEVAIERDVVVIEETFARSTVVRGESLQTSLGYIYLPRFYNDFQDKGGRNSTTDVRRELENLKQRGVSGIILDLRGNTGGALTDAVRIAGLFIEKGPVVQVRDRIRGTQVLKDPDDDEVYSGPLLVMIDRVSASASEIVAAALQDYNRALVVGGAHSFGKGTVQQMLDLDRIVPDQAEKLGVPLGALKLTVQKFYRVNGESNQFKGVQPDVYIPNTLSHLEIGERYLPFALNGDRVKELEYPRRREITLDLRERLRNRSRERITSDPYFIDLTEYVRLARINRGNTKVTLNLTKARNQREELRRCLENVRDRREKGSGLVFLDTAKIDDSGGERLSREYRERRRDWLENLGKDHVLKEGSRILEDLIRLTSG; this is translated from the coding sequence ATGGCAGATAGAGAGCGAGGAGATGATATGCGTCACTGTCTTTTGCGTTGGTTTTCCCTGGTTCTACTCCTCTGCGGAGTTGCAAACGCGAATGAGTTGTCGCGTCAAAAAATACTCTCCCGCATTTTTTTCCAGAGCCTGCAACAATGGCATTACGCCGGCGTTAGCGTGGACGATGGTTTTTCTCGCAGTGGTTTCAAGAATTATTTTCGGGTTCTCGACCCCAACAAACAGTTTTTTACTGCCTTTGATCTGGCGCGTTTCCAGCCTTTTTTGCTGAAAGTGGACGATCAACTGGCCCAGGGCGAATTCGATCTCATGGTCCTGGCGTCGGAACAAATACGCAAGCGCATCAATGAAATTCGCGGATTCCTGCCTGAATTGGCAAAAGATTCCTTTGATTTTTCACGATCAGAAGAGGTCGAATTAGACGGCGAAAAACGAGAGTGGGTAACGGGTGTCGCAGATCTTCGCGAATACTGGCGGCTTCTGCTCAAACACCAAACCCTGATCCGCTTCCTGGGACGCGGGGAAAAAAGTAAAGACAGCCCGGAAGCCGTGAAAAAGGCGCTGGATAAAGCCCGAACCGAATCTCTCAAAGCATATATGGATATGCTGGAACGCATGCTCAAATCCGGCCCTGAAGATGACCTTGCCCGTTACGTCAACGCTGTTCTGGGAGTGGGTGACCCCCACACTGCTTATTTCCCCCCCAAAGAGCAGAAGGATTTCGAAATCGAAATGACCGGCAAGTTGGAAGGTATCGGCGCCCTCCTGGGGGAGGCGGACGGATATGTCAAAATTGTAAGCCTGGTTCCGGGGGGACCATCCTGGCGTCAAAAGCAGTTGGAACCTCACGATCGCATTCTCAAGGTGGGGCAGGGCAAGACCGGACCTTCCGATGATATCGTCGGCATGCGCGTGGAGGACGCGGTTAAGCTGATCCGCGGGCCCAAAGGCAGCGTGGTGCGCTTGACGGTTCGCAAGGCGGACGGACGCATTGAAGAGGTCGCCATTGAGCGGGACGTGGTGGTAATCGAAGAAACTTTTGCGCGCTCAACCGTGGTGCGTGGCGAGTCTTTGCAAACCAGTCTGGGATATATTTACCTGCCGCGGTTCTACAACGATTTTCAGGATAAAGGAGGGCGTAACTCCACCACTGATGTCCGCCGCGAGTTGGAAAATTTAAAGCAGCGGGGAGTTTCCGGCATCATCCTGGATTTGCGGGGAAACACGGGCGGGGCGTTGACCGATGCCGTCCGTATTGCCGGCCTGTTTATTGAAAAGGGTCCGGTCGTCCAGGTAAGGGATCGCATCCGCGGCACCCAGGTGTTGAAAGATCCGGACGATGATGAAGTCTATTCCGGTCCGCTGCTGGTGATGATTGACCGGGTCAGCGCATCGGCTTCCGAAATCGTGGCCGCGGCCTTGCAGGACTACAATCGCGCTTTGGTAGTCGGCGGCGCCCACAGTTTCGGCAAAGGAACGGTTCAACAGATGCTTGACCTGGACCGTATCGTACCCGACCAGGCTGAGAAACTCGGCGTTCCACTGGGTGCGCTAAAGTTGACGGTGCAAAAGTTCTACCGTGTGAATGGAGAATCCAACCAGTTCAAAGGTGTGCAACCGGATGTGTACATTCCCAACACATTGTCTCACCTGGAGATTGGCGAACGATACCTGCCTTTTGCCTTGAACGGTGATCGTGTAAAAGAACTGGAATATCCTCGACGCAGAGAAATTACGTTGGACCTGCGTGAGCGCTTGCGCAATCGCAGCCGGGAGCGGATCACAAGCGATCCCTATTTTATTGATTTAACCGAGTATGTCCGCTTGGCAAGAATCAACCGCGGGAACACGAAGGTGACGTTGAACCTGACGAAAGCCCGCAATCAACGGGAAGAATTGCGGCGGTGCCTGGAGAATGTGCGGGACCGTCGCGAAAAGGGATCGGGTCTGGTGTTTCTGGACACGGCAAAGATAGACGACTCCGGGGGGGAACGGCTGAGCCGGGAGTACCGGGAGCGTCGTCGTGATTGGCTAGAGAACCTGGGAAAGGATCACGTGCTCAAAGAGGGGTCCCGCATCCTGGAGGATTTGATCCGGTTAACGAGCGGTTGA
- a CDS encoding sodium-dependent transporter: protein MTKRGNWNSRIGFILAASGSAVGLGNIWRFPYTAGKNGGAAFLIIYLAAIAALALPVLLAEAALGRATGKNPVGAFKAIVPRGLWRGIGYLGVTAGFMILSYYAVIAGWTLGYFFKALRGEFSRLSTAGNKAAAMSRQNFETFTSSPVLQIILIAVFLGLTVYVTSRGVSGGIERWSKMLMPVLLGLLLLLMIRALTLKGAGAGIEFYLKPDFSLITPSVIIAAMGQAFFSLSLGIGTMITYGSYVKKTENLPASTGWIALCDTFIAVTAGFIIFPAVFSQGMDPAEGPGLVFNILPVIFAKIPLGQVFGAFFFLLLAIAALTTTVSLLEVPVAYFIDERGWPRRRAAWIAGAICLVFGIPAALSQGSVGFLTRLPLVHTDFLSFWDLIWGNLALSIGALLIAVFVGWIWKSGNALLEISRGSRRFRPAFLWVIAIRYVAPVLILVILLSKILA from the coding sequence ATGACCAAGCGCGGCAATTGGAATTCCCGTATCGGATTCATTCTGGCGGCTTCCGGTTCAGCAGTGGGGCTGGGAAACATCTGGCGCTTCCCCTACACGGCGGGGAAAAACGGCGGCGCCGCTTTCCTGATCATTTACCTGGCCGCCATTGCCGCACTCGCCCTTCCGGTGCTTCTGGCGGAAGCCGCACTGGGACGCGCCACGGGCAAAAATCCGGTGGGGGCATTCAAGGCCATTGTGCCTCGTGGACTGTGGAGAGGGATCGGCTATCTCGGCGTCACCGCGGGTTTCATGATTCTTTCTTACTACGCCGTCATCGCCGGCTGGACGCTGGGATATTTTTTCAAAGCCCTGCGTGGCGAATTCAGCCGCCTGAGCACGGCCGGCAACAAAGCGGCTGCGATGTCGCGGCAGAACTTTGAAACCTTCACCTCATCACCAGTGTTGCAGATCATCCTGATTGCCGTCTTTCTGGGCCTTACCGTATACGTGACATCCCGGGGAGTTTCCGGCGGCATCGAACGCTGGTCTAAAATGCTGATGCCCGTGCTGCTGGGGCTTCTCCTGCTGTTGATGATCCGCGCCCTGACCCTGAAAGGTGCCGGCGCCGGAATCGAATTCTACCTCAAACCCGACTTTTCATTGATCACCCCGTCGGTGATCATCGCAGCCATGGGCCAGGCTTTTTTCAGCCTGAGCCTGGGCATAGGCACCATGATCACCTATGGTTCTTACGTGAAAAAAACCGAGAACCTTCCCGCTTCAACGGGCTGGATCGCTTTATGTGATACCTTTATCGCCGTAACGGCGGGATTCATTATCTTTCCCGCTGTTTTTTCCCAGGGCATGGATCCGGCTGAAGGACCGGGATTGGTTTTCAATATTCTGCCGGTGATTTTCGCAAAAATCCCCTTGGGCCAGGTGTTTGGCGCCTTCTTTTTCCTGCTTCTTGCCATTGCCGCCCTCACCACTACAGTATCGCTACTCGAAGTACCGGTGGCGTATTTTATTGATGAACGCGGCTGGCCGCGCCGTCGCGCCGCCTGGATTGCCGGGGCCATATGCCTGGTATTCGGAATCCCTGCGGCACTCTCTCAGGGAAGCGTGGGCTTTTTAACCCGCTTGCCCCTGGTTCACACGGATTTCCTGAGCTTCTGGGACCTGATCTGGGGCAACCTCGCACTCAGCATAGGCGCATTGCTGATTGCCGTTTTCGTCGGCTGGATATGGAAAAGCGGCAACGCACTGCTGGAGATATCCCGCGGCAGCCGGCGTTTCCGGCCGGCCTTTTTGTGGGTGATCGCAATCCGTTACGTGGCTCCGGTGCTGATCCTGGTCATCCTGCTCAGCAAGATTCTTGCGTAG
- a CDS encoding endonuclease III: MEMNSPDLRSKAVDLLKRIRIQVETLSPPVAAFEKGIRDTPFRILISVLLSSRTRDPVTLAASTRLFSLAQNPLDMARLSREQVENAIFPVGFFRRKAENILEISRRLAREQGRVPKQVQELTQLPGVGRKTANLVRSLAFDIPEVAVDIHVFRISRRLGWAHGKVPEAVESELKQLFPAELWNRINRVLVGFGQTLCRPRNPRCPDCAIREDCTWYTTRMEKRSTQESC, translated from the coding sequence ATGGAGATGAACTCGCCTGATCTGCGCAGCAAGGCCGTTGACCTGCTGAAGCGGATCCGCATCCAGGTGGAAACACTGTCGCCGCCGGTGGCTGCGTTTGAGAAAGGCATCCGTGACACGCCTTTTCGAATATTGATATCGGTCCTGCTCAGTTCCCGTACCCGTGATCCGGTAACACTTGCCGCATCCACGCGCCTGTTTTCGCTGGCGCAAAATCCGCTGGACATGGCACGTTTAAGCCGGGAACAGGTTGAAAACGCCATCTTTCCCGTGGGGTTTTTCCGTCGGAAAGCGGAAAATATACTGGAAATCAGCCGTCGCTTGGCCCGCGAGCAAGGCCGGGTTCCAAAGCAAGTGCAAGAATTAACGCAATTGCCCGGCGTGGGGCGCAAAACCGCCAACCTGGTGCGTTCACTGGCTTTTGATATTCCTGAAGTGGCTGTAGACATCCATGTGTTTCGTATCTCCAGACGCCTGGGGTGGGCCCATGGCAAAGTTCCCGAGGCCGTGGAATCGGAATTAAAGCAGTTGTTCCCAGCAGAATTATGGAACCGTATCAACCGCGTGCTGGTGGGGTTCGGGCAAACCCTCTGCCGTCCCCGCAACCCCCGTTGTCCGGATTGTGCGATCCGCGAAGACTGCACTTGGTACACAACGCGAATGGAAAAACGGTCTACGCAAGAATCTTGCTGA
- a CDS encoding OsmC family peroxiredoxin produces MKLTTRWLDGMAFESELGSHKIVVDAHREVGGLDRGPSPKPLLLVALAGCTGMDVISILKKMRQEVESFEVRIQAEEAHEHPKNYTAVEVTYVLKGSNLAGDKVSKAVSLSEERYCGVFATLRPGVKITRRIVLNGDELA; encoded by the coding sequence ATGAAACTGACGACGCGCTGGTTGGACGGAATGGCTTTTGAAAGTGAATTGGGTAGCCATAAAATCGTGGTGGATGCCCATCGCGAAGTAGGAGGATTGGATCGGGGACCTTCCCCCAAGCCGCTGCTTCTTGTTGCTTTGGCCGGGTGTACCGGTATGGACGTCATTTCCATCTTAAAGAAAATGCGCCAGGAGGTGGAAAGCTTTGAAGTCCGTATCCAGGCGGAAGAAGCGCATGAACACCCCAAAAACTATACAGCCGTGGAAGTGACGTATGTCTTGAAAGGATCAAATCTGGCCGGCGACAAGGTGAGTAAGGCGGTTTCCTTGTCGGAAGAACGCTATTGCGGGGTATTCGCCACCCTGCGCCCCGGAGTGAAAATTACGCGACGCATTGTTCTCAATGGAGATGAACTCGCCTGA